The Chitinophaga pinensis DSM 2588 region GAATCGTCAGATATAATAATATTCAAACAGGCTGATTTTACACGAGACGGCCATTATATGATCCGGTTGGTATCGTATAATGGCTATGCCCTACCCAATTAAACTATAAACGTCTTTATAAAACTTTTAACACCTGATACTTTGACTATTTAGTTCAATCATTCTATCTTGAGCCCCATATACAATTACTATGAAATCTATCGTTTGTTTTCTCATGATCCTTATTTGTCCTGGTTTTATATTTGCCCAGAAAAAATTCAAGGTATCTTTTATCGTTCCGGATAGTACCATAATAAAGAATCTATCTTTCTCCTATTATGACTATAAAGAAAGATCGGACATAAGTATAACACCTGTTTACGAGAAGAACAAAGCAACCATTTCCCATAGCTACAATACTTTATATGCACACATTCGTGCCGAGCTGCCTTCCGGCAACTCCTGGCCTGCTATGACAATATTCGTCACAGAAAAGCCAGCGACCGTGACATTCCCTGAGCATATGAATGCAGCTGATCCTTTTTGTAGTTATACGCTCACCAACGCAAAGGATCCTAAAGAGGAATTCCGGGTAGCGAACGCACATACGCAGGAAGCCAGAAAGCATTACCAGCAGGTATATGATTCAGTAGCTGCCAATTGGACACCGGCAGATAGCCTTGGCTATAAGCGATTTCGGGAAGCCCTACTGGCTATTGACTATAAAAAGCTGGAATACATTAGCGATCATCCCAATGACTATAGTTCATTTATAACCTTCGAAAGGTATACCAGCAGTCTCCTGCCACCGGATTTGCTGTTAGAGCGGTTTAACACCGTTTTTCCCGCAAACTTCAGGGACAGTGAGGAAGGCGCCGGTGTTAAAAGGTACCTGCAGGATAGAGCTATCTTAGAAGGAAAGAAAAAGGCAATTTCGTTTACAACGAAAGACATCGACAACAACAAGATCGTACTGGAAGAGGTGTATAGTAAAAAGCATGTATTGCTTGTGTTCTGGGGTACCTGGTGCGGACCATGTATAGAAGAGATTCCTACCTTGAGAGAAATAAGACAGCAATGTCCCGAAGAGCACCTGGAAATAATATCACTTGCCTCCCGCTCACCACTGGAGAAAGTCCGGGAATTTATTAAAGAAAAGCAGATGAACTGGAAACACGTTGTCAATGACGAAGACATCCGGCTGCTTTACCAGATACATGGTTATCCGGAAGTCATACTTATTGATACGAAAGGAAACATTATTTATAAATACTCTGACTATCCGGACCTTCATCTGCAAAGTTTAAAGAAGATGTTAGCCAGTCTTGAAAGCAATCAATAGGCAGATGATGCCTTATACTGCCAGGGCTGAATCTATCACCTGCAATGTAAATATTGTATATTTATGATCAGCTGATGGAAAATAATTAACGTAATGATGAACGCCTTCAACAACTATCTGCAGGTAAACACCAGGCTCAAGGAAGAAGAGATTGACACTATTATTTCCTTTGCCGTGTCCCGGAAACTTCGAAAACATGAATTTCTCTTTCATGAAGGGGATATCTGCCGGCATAAATATTTTGTCATAAGCGGACTACTACGCAGCTTCAGTACGGGCAGTGATGGCACTGAACATATCATTAAGTTTTCGCCGGAAAATTCCTGGACGCTTGATAAGGAAAGTTATGACCTTCAGATAGCAGCTCATACCAGCATCAGTGCTGTTGAAGCCAGTCATATCCTTTCCTGGTCAAAAGCGGATTTTGAAAGACTGAATAAGGAGATACCGGCATTGAACGAATTCACTACCCAACTGACTGCCGATAATATATACAACAGCAGCCAACGTCTTGTAACGACGTTAAGCGCCACTCCCGAAGAGAAATACCTGGACTTTGTCAAAAATTATCCGGCGCTATTGCAACGTTTACCATTGAAAATGATTGCAGCATACCTGGGTGTGTCACTCAGGACGCTTGATCGTATCCGCCACGCACAATTACCACAATCCTGAATTTCACGCCAAATGGCGTATTCTTGTAAGGTATAATCCTTCAGTTTTGTTCTTAAAAATTGAAGGACTTATGCGCGTATTCATAACAGGAGCTTCCGGATTTATAGGCGGGGCCATCTCAGCTGAATTTTTAAAGGCAGGTCACCAGGTAATTGGCTTAACACATTCTGAGGAAGGAGCGGCACTACTCAATGCCGCTGGTGTTGACGTACATCGTGGGAATATTAATGACCCCCAAAGTCTTCAGCATGGTATAGAAAAATCAGACGGCGTTATTCATTGTGCATACATGCATGGCTTTGACAGAATAGAAGCAGCCAGCCGACAGGAAAGCGCTGCGATCAATCACCTGGGTAGGTTCCTGGTAGGTTCTGACAGACCCTTATTGATTACTTCAGTTGCTGCAATGGGGATTGCTATCCCTGGTCAGCCGGCGATAGAAAATCACTTTGATCCTAATCAACGTAATCCCCGTTATGCAACGGAGACAGCTGCCACACATGTTGCAGATCAGGGCGTACATGTATCTGTTGTAAGACTTCCACAGGTACACAACACCCAAAAATTTGGCATTGTCAGTAGTTTACTACAGATCGCACGTGCTAAAGGTATTTCTGCCTATGTTGGCGAAGGGGCGAATCGTTGGGCGGCCGCTCATTTATTAGATGTTGCTGCACTTTACCGACTGGTGCTGGAGAAAAACGAACCACGCACATACCATGCCGTCTCCGAAGAAGGCATTACCCTAAAGGAGATAGCAGCAACTATAGCAGAAAGGCTAAATATCCCCCTTGTCAGTCTATCTGTGGAAGAAGCGCAAAGCCATTTTGGACCTTTAGCCATGTTCCTGGACTTTGATATGTCCGCATCCAGTGAACAGACCCGCCAGCGACTACATTGGCATCCTGCAGGACCGGGACTTATTGAAGACCTACGGCAATATAATATAGTGTTATAAAGTAATAAAGAAAGCCTTTGTGTAGGCAAAGGCTTTCTTACAAGCAAACAAGGTAGTTACAATCCGACACCACCGGTTACTTCAATACGCTGACCATTCACCCATTTTGCATCATCGCTACAGAGAAAGGCTACCACACCGCCAACATCATCAGGTAAACCAACACGGCCCAGGGCTGTTATACCTTCTACAAACCTGCGGATATCAGGATTGTCTTCCATGGCCCCACCACCAAAGATCGCTCCCGGTGCTACCACATTAGCAGATATACCTCTTGTACCCAGTTCTGCCGCCAGGTAACGTGTGTATACGTCCATTCCGCCCTTCATGATCCCATAAATTGACACACCCGGATAAGAGATCCTTGATACTGCAGAAGAGATATTGACGATCCTTCCGCCATCCTGTAACAATGGTAACATCTTTTGTGTGAGGAAATAAACACCCTTCAGATGAATATTCATCATCTCGTCAAACTGGCTTTCCGTAGCAGCAGTAATCGGTGACTGCAAACTGGTACCCGCATTATTGATCAGAAAATCCAGCCGGGGCTTTCCAAATGTGGTATTTAATGTTTTGCTTAGCTGGTCTGTGAAAGCATCGAAACCTTTAATATCTGATGTGTTAAGTGGTAAGGCGGCCGCCTTACGCCCAAGTGCCTGAATAGCGGCTACTGTTTCATCTGCACTTGCCTTGTTACTGAGATATGTTATGATGACATCGTTACCTTTCTGTGCCAGGCTTAATGCAATATTCTGACCAATGCCCCGGCTACCGCCTGTGACCAATGCAATTTTTGAATCGCTCATTGTTGTACTATTTTGATTTAAAACAGTACAAAACTCCTATAAATGACAATTGCATACAATGGCAGGCGCAATCCATTTTATGTATAATTCAAACTTTTCGCCTGGGAGCGATAAGTACCGGGAGGTATGGAAGTTTCACTCTTAAAGAACTTGGCAAAATGCGCAAAGTCCGAAAACCCCAAACTATCTGCAATTTCAGCTATCGTCCAGTTTGTCTGCCGCAGGAGAATCTGTGCTTCCTTCAGGATTCTTCCGCCTATCAGCGCAGATGTCGTCAGACCAGTGGTTTCCTTTAATATTTTATTCAAATGGTTGACATGTATAGAGAGCATGTCCGCGTAGTCTTTAGCCGTACGCAGTTTAATCCGCTGGTGGGGGTTTTCCAATGGAAATTGCCTTTCCAGCAGCTCAATGAACAGGGAAGTGGTCCGTGCAAAATGGCTGTGATTCGGATGAAGCATTACTGTTGACTGTAATTGTTGCCCCAGGTGAATAAGCTCCAGGGCGTAGACCCTTAGCAGGTCATATTTATAGGCATAAGTAGACGCGATCATGGTCTGCATCTTCTCAAAGATGTCTTTTACTTTTTTGATATCCCCTTTCTGTAGTTGAAATACAGGATGTTCCGGTGATTTATAAATA contains the following coding sequences:
- a CDS encoding SDR family NAD(P)-dependent oxidoreductase; the protein is MSDSKIALVTGGSRGIGQNIALSLAQKGNDVIITYLSNKASADETVAAIQALGRKAAALPLNTSDIKGFDAFTDQLSKTLNTTFGKPRLDFLINNAGTSLQSPITAATESQFDEMMNIHLKGVYFLTQKMLPLLQDGGRIVNISSAVSRISYPGVSIYGIMKGGMDVYTRYLAAELGTRGISANVVAPGAIFGGGAMEDNPDIRRFVEGITALGRVGLPDDVGGVVAFLCSDDAKWVNGQRIEVTGGVGL
- a CDS encoding Crp/Fnr family transcriptional regulator, which encodes MMNAFNNYLQVNTRLKEEEIDTIISFAVSRKLRKHEFLFHEGDICRHKYFVISGLLRSFSTGSDGTEHIIKFSPENSWTLDKESYDLQIAAHTSISAVEASHILSWSKADFERLNKEIPALNEFTTQLTADNIYNSSQRLVTTLSATPEEKYLDFVKNYPALLQRLPLKMIAAYLGVSLRTLDRIRHAQLPQS
- a CDS encoding helix-turn-helix domain-containing protein produces the protein MERVSLNELDKRFASGSSLELNALLPTGIQDEIGHFNVFNLLNIRQGAQDKPSEPYQCRTFYKISLLQGHSQIGYPDGIIQLSQPTLVFTTPKMPVTWFPEERQSGMFCVFTPEFFHPARSGVVVDELPIYKSPEHPVFQLQKGDIKKVKDIFEKMQTMIASTYAYKYDLLRVYALELIHLGQQLQSTVMLHPNHSHFARTTSLFIELLERQFPLENPHQRIKLRTAKDYADMLSIHVNHLNKILKETTGLTTSALIGGRILKEAQILLRQTNWTIAEIADSLGFSDFAHFAKFFKSETSIPPGTYRSQAKSLNYT
- a CDS encoding TlpA family protein disulfide reductase, translating into MKSIVCFLMILICPGFIFAQKKFKVSFIVPDSTIIKNLSFSYYDYKERSDISITPVYEKNKATISHSYNTLYAHIRAELPSGNSWPAMTIFVTEKPATVTFPEHMNAADPFCSYTLTNAKDPKEEFRVANAHTQEARKHYQQVYDSVAANWTPADSLGYKRFREALLAIDYKKLEYISDHPNDYSSFITFERYTSSLLPPDLLLERFNTVFPANFRDSEEGAGVKRYLQDRAILEGKKKAISFTTKDIDNNKIVLEEVYSKKHVLLVFWGTWCGPCIEEIPTLREIRQQCPEEHLEIISLASRSPLEKVREFIKEKQMNWKHVVNDEDIRLLYQIHGYPEVILIDTKGNIIYKYSDYPDLHLQSLKKMLASLESNQ
- a CDS encoding SDR family oxidoreductase gives rise to the protein MRVFITGASGFIGGAISAEFLKAGHQVIGLTHSEEGAALLNAAGVDVHRGNINDPQSLQHGIEKSDGVIHCAYMHGFDRIEAASRQESAAINHLGRFLVGSDRPLLITSVAAMGIAIPGQPAIENHFDPNQRNPRYATETAATHVADQGVHVSVVRLPQVHNTQKFGIVSSLLQIARAKGISAYVGEGANRWAAAHLLDVAALYRLVLEKNEPRTYHAVSEEGITLKEIAATIAERLNIPLVSLSVEEAQSHFGPLAMFLDFDMSASSEQTRQRLHWHPAGPGLIEDLRQYNIVL